CCGACGACCAGGCCGAGGCCGGCCAGCGAGAGCGTCGCGACGCTGAGTGCCGCGATGGCCAGGCCGGCAAAGCGCGCGTCGTCGGGCCGGCCGTCGCCGAGGGTCTGGCCGACGATCACGCTGGCGGCGACGTTGAAGGAGCGGTACAGCGGACCGGCGAACTGCTGGTAGATGCGCCGGCCGATGTGGTAGGCCGCCGTCACCTCGGTACCGAAGGTCAACAGGAGGGCGTTGAAGGGGAAGTTCGCGAGCGAGGTGCTCATTCCCTCGGCGAAGTTCGGCAGGCTCACGGCAACGAGCTGGCGCGTGATCGTGAGGCTGCGCGGCCGCGCGAACGCCAGGCCGGTCCGCTCGCTCGCGATCGCGGCCGTCATCGCGACGGCTTCGACCGTCCGGCTGACCGCCGTCGCCAGGCCGACGCCGACGATGCCCAGATCCGGGAGGGGGCCGACCCCGAGGCCCAGACCGACTGTCGCCGCGATGTTGATCGCGTTCGCGAGGCCGTTGACGACCATCGGCGTGCGCGTATCGCCGGTGCCCTGCAGCGACCGCGCGCCGACGAGCCCGACGATGCGCATCGGCGCGGCGGCGAAGACGAGCGCGAGGTAGCGCCCGGCCATCTCGACGACCGCGGGCTCGGCCCCGAGCAGGGCGATCAGCGGCTCCGAGATCGCCAGGCCGGCGACCACGAGCGGGACGCCCGCGAGAAAACCGATGAGAAACGCCTGCGTGATCGCCCGATCGCGAGTCGTCTCCGCGCCCCGGCCGGTGTCCTGACTCGAGAGGGCGATCGCGCCGGTCCCGAGCCCGAGGCCGATCCGCAACGGGAGTTGCGCGTAGAGGTCCGCCAGGCCGACCGCGGCGACGGCCGCCGGCGAGAAGAGGCCGGTAACGATCACGTCGACCGTCCGCATCAGCGTGTTGAACGTCTGCTGGATGGCGATCGGCCAGGAGAGCGAGAACGTCCGTCGCCACACGCGTCGCACGCGCTCGCTGCGGTCGGCCATACATCGTTTCGAAGCGCCGGCCGCCGGATTACGGTGTCGGTCCTGGCGGGGAGCGGCGGCTTCGAGAAGGTGTATCGTTACCAGTGTTCGTATTTGATCGCGATTTCGGAAACGATAGATCAGTTTCCCCGTAAAACTATGAACGAATTTATGTAGCAGTCGCTCGATACGTGAGCCATGCGACTCGAAGGGAAGACGGTAGTCATCACCGGTGCGGCGGCGGGAATCGGGCGGTCGACGGCCGAACGCTGCGCCGAGGAAGGGGCGCACGTCATCGTCACGGACGTCGACGTCGAGGGCGGCCAGGCGGTCGCCGAGGCGATCGAGGCAGACGGCGGCCAGGCGACGTTCCACGAACTCGACGTCACCGACAGCGACGAGTTCCACGCGGTCGTCGACGCAGTCGCCGACGCGCACGGGCTGGACGTGCTGGTCAACAACGCCGGGACCGGACACCCGGGCGGCGCGCTGGAGACCCTCGACGACGATATTCGAGACTTCGTCATCGACGTCAACATCAAGGGCGTCTGGAACGGCTGTCACGCGGCGCTCCCGCATCTGAAAGAACAGGGCCACGGCGCCATCGTCAACGTCGGCTCGCTGGCGAGCATCCTCGGGCTGCCGAAGCAGGCGGCCTACTCGATGAGCAAGGGCGCGGTCCTGAACATGACCAAGGCCGTCGCCGCCGAGGCCGGTCCTCACGGCGTCCGCGCGAACGCGGTCTGTCCCGGCTTCACCGAGACCTCGCTGCTCGACCAGTACCTCGAGAGTCAGGACGACCCCGAGAAGGCCCGCGAGCAGATGATCCGACAGTACCCGCTCAAGCGCCTGGCCGAACCGGAGGAGATCGCGGACTCGATCCTCTTCCTGGCCAGCGAGGAGTCCTCGTTCGTCAACGGCCACGGCCTGGTCGTCGACGGCGGATTCTCGGCCTGAATCGTCGGCTCCACAGCGATTCTCCGTCTCAGTCAGCGCTTCACTCCTCGCGAACCAGCGCCACGCTCGCGAGTTGGTCGCCGGCCGTGACGGTCGCCTCGCGGGTAAGCGCGTAGAGCACGCCGTCGCGGTCCGCCCGGGCCTCGTGGAGCGGGTCGTACGTCGTCGGGTGATGGACCGTCCCGATCGGGTC
This window of the Natrinema salifodinae genome carries:
- a CDS encoding MATE family efflux transporter, translating into MADRSERVRRVWRRTFSLSWPIAIQQTFNTLMRTVDVIVTGLFSPAAVAAVGLADLYAQLPLRIGLGLGTGAIALSSQDTGRGAETTRDRAITQAFLIGFLAGVPLVVAGLAISEPLIALLGAEPAVVEMAGRYLALVFAAAPMRIVGLVGARSLQGTGDTRTPMVVNGLANAINIAATVGLGLGVGPLPDLGIVGVGLATAVSRTVEAVAMTAAIASERTGLAFARPRSLTITRQLVAVSLPNFAEGMSTSLANFPFNALLLTFGTEVTAAYHIGRRIYQQFAGPLYRSFNVAASVIVGQTLGDGRPDDARFAGLAIAALSVATLSLAGLGLVVGAMPIARLFTSDAATLAYAVDFARVFGVSMVFFGLFFPISGSLRGASDTRTPFYARFTGTFGFMLGFAYLAGVTLGYGLPGVYAGIVLTYAWWTLVVAVGFAWGDWAETAAAMMAKRAEVSD
- a CDS encoding SDR family NAD(P)-dependent oxidoreductase, translating into MRLEGKTVVITGAAAGIGRSTAERCAEEGAHVIVTDVDVEGGQAVAEAIEADGGQATFHELDVTDSDEFHAVVDAVADAHGLDVLVNNAGTGHPGGALETLDDDIRDFVIDVNIKGVWNGCHAALPHLKEQGHGAIVNVGSLASILGLPKQAAYSMSKGAVLNMTKAVAAEAGPHGVRANAVCPGFTETSLLDQYLESQDDPEKAREQMIRQYPLKRLAEPEEIADSILFLASEESSFVNGHGLVVDGGFSA